A window of Streptomyces sp. DG1A-41 contains these coding sequences:
- the dapA gene encoding 4-hydroxy-tetrahydrodipicolinate synthase, whose protein sequence is MTTPFGRSLCAMITPFTTSGALDLDGAQRLAAHLIAQGCDGLVLSGTTGESPTTTDAEKSALIAAVREAVADRASIVAGIGTPDTRHTVDLAREAEKAGADGLLVVAPYYSRPPQDAIEAHFREIADASELPLMLYDIPNRTGIRVEPETILRLSAHPRIVAVKDCSYDFLAAQKVLARTDLAYYAGCDEHNLALYAVGGAGYVSTVSNVVPDRMRAVLDAFDAGDTTRAARLQQQATPLIEAIMSAGLPGTVTTKALLTALDLPSGPVRAPLRPADDTTTDGLLSLHKTLTTT, encoded by the coding sequence ATGACGACTCCCTTCGGCCGCTCCCTGTGCGCCATGATCACCCCGTTCACGACGTCCGGAGCACTGGACCTCGACGGTGCCCAACGCCTCGCCGCCCACCTGATCGCACAGGGCTGCGACGGCCTCGTCCTGTCCGGCACGACGGGCGAGTCACCGACCACCACGGACGCCGAGAAGTCGGCCCTGATCGCGGCCGTCCGCGAGGCCGTGGCCGACCGGGCGTCGATCGTCGCGGGCATCGGCACGCCCGACACCCGCCACACCGTCGACCTGGCCAGGGAGGCCGAAAAGGCAGGCGCGGACGGCCTGTTGGTGGTGGCTCCGTACTACAGCAGGCCCCCGCAGGACGCGATCGAGGCGCACTTCCGCGAGATCGCCGACGCCAGTGAGCTCCCGCTCATGCTCTACGACATCCCGAACCGCACCGGCATCCGAGTCGAACCGGAGACGATCCTCCGCCTCTCCGCGCACCCCAGGATCGTCGCGGTCAAGGACTGCTCCTACGACTTCCTGGCCGCACAGAAGGTGCTGGCCCGCACGGACCTGGCGTACTACGCGGGCTGCGACGAGCACAACCTCGCCCTGTACGCGGTGGGCGGCGCCGGTTACGTCAGCACGGTGTCGAACGTGGTCCCGGACCGGATGCGCGCCGTCCTGGACGCGTTCGACGCGGGCGACACGACACGGGCGGCCCGCCTCCAGCAGCAGGCCACCCCCCTCATCGAGGCGATCATGTCGGCAGGCCTCCCGGGCACGGTCACGACGAAGGCGCTCCTCACCGCCCTGGACCTCCCCTCCGGCCCGGTCCGCGCTCCCCTGCGCCCCGCCGACGACACGACGACCGACGGACTCCTGTCGCTCCACAAGACCCTGACCACCACCTGA
- a CDS encoding ISAs1 family transposase, whose protein sequence is MSYVLALAACAVLAGAKSLTAIAEWAADAPAQLLLRCGATLRDPDRPYRAPSEATVRRVLQRIDGDALDAAIGDWLTARADTCRAADQDEHPPSRPVWAAIAVDGKSLRGATRADGRCVHLLSALRGDGIVLAQREVDAKSIEITAFRPLLDPLDLTGAVVIFDALLTQTDHAKFLVEEKNAHYIAVLKANHPTLHALVKDLPWKEVPLMDRTRTAAHGRDEIRRLKAVTVPRLPFPHAGQALQIVRRRRTVRTGKVSLERVYAVTSLTAHQATAADLAERIRGHWAIENREHHVRDMTFGEDASRVRTGSAPRAMASLRNLAIGALRLAGRDNIAEACAITGGTWPGRWQPSDSRDHFPADQENDGALPSDRRAGHRGPARRTRPRPLEDRGPASPARHHLRRGRLPAADRQRTPCDGPLAQPCHRSPPHGRREEHRGRPPPQRPRPSPPPRLLGLR, encoded by the coding sequence CTGTCATACGTCCTGGCCCTGGCAGCCTGCGCAGTCCTGGCCGGAGCGAAATCCCTCACCGCAATCGCCGAGTGGGCCGCCGACGCCCCTGCCCAGCTCCTCCTCCGCTGCGGGGCCACGCTGCGCGATCCGGACCGGCCCTACCGGGCGCCCAGCGAGGCGACCGTACGCCGGGTGCTGCAGCGCATCGACGGCGACGCGCTCGACGCAGCGATCGGCGACTGGCTCACCGCCCGCGCGGACACCTGCCGCGCCGCCGACCAGGACGAACACCCGCCGTCCCGCCCGGTGTGGGCGGCCATCGCGGTGGACGGCAAATCCCTGCGCGGCGCCACCCGCGCCGACGGCCGCTGCGTCCACCTGCTGTCCGCGCTGCGCGGCGACGGCATCGTGCTGGCCCAGCGCGAGGTCGACGCCAAGAGCATTGAGATCACCGCGTTCCGACCGCTGCTGGACCCGCTTGACCTGACCGGTGCGGTGGTGATTTTCGATGCACTGCTGACCCAGACCGATCACGCAAAGTTCCTGGTCGAGGAGAAAAACGCGCACTACATCGCCGTGCTCAAAGCCAACCACCCGACCCTGCACGCGCTGGTGAAGGATCTTCCCTGGAAGGAGGTGCCGCTGATGGACCGCACCCGCACCGCCGCCCACGGCCGCGACGAGATCCGCCGCCTGAAGGCCGTCACCGTGCCGCGGCTGCCGTTCCCGCACGCCGGCCAGGCACTGCAGATCGTCCGCCGGCGGCGCACGGTGCGCACCGGCAAGGTGTCGCTCGAACGCGTCTACGCGGTCACCAGCCTGACGGCTCATCAGGCGACAGCCGCTGACCTGGCGGAACGCATACGCGGACACTGGGCAATAGAGAATCGTGAGCACCACGTCAGGGATATGACGTTCGGGGAAGATGCCTCGCGGGTGCGGACCGGCAGTGCACCACGGGCGATGGCCTCCCTGCGGAACCTGGCCATCGGCGCGCTCCGCCTGGCGGGGCGGGACAACATCGCCGAGGCCTGCGCCATCACGGGCGGGACATGGCCCGGCCGCTGGCAACCCTCGGACTCACGTGATCATTTCCCGGCCGATCAGGAGAACGACGGAGCCCTGCCATCTGACCGCCGAGCAGGCCACCGCGGCCCAGCTCGCCGAACTCGTCCGCGACCATTGGAAGACCGAGGCCCTGCATCACCTGCGCGACACCACCTTCGCCGAGGACGCCTCCCAGCTGCGGACCGGCAACGCACCCCGTGCGATGGCCCCCTGGCGCAACCTTGCCATCGCAGCCCTCCGCACGGCCGGCGTGAAGAACATCGCGGCCGGCCTCCGCCGCAACGCCCGCGCCCCTCGCCGCCCCCTCGACTCCTCGGCCTCAGATGA
- the dapD gene encoding 2,3,4,5-tetrahydropyridine-2,6-dicarboxylate N-succinyltransferase has product MTDTTAPRTTGAVAAGLATVAADGTVLDTWFPAPELAAEPGPSGTERLSAEQAAELLGGGATAAIGPDARRGVEVVAVRTVIASLDEKPIDAHDVYLRLHLLSHRLVKPHGQSLDGIFGFLANVAWTSLGPVAVDDLEKVRLNARAEGLHLQVTSVDKFPRMTDYVAPKGVRIADADRVRLGAHLAEGTTVMHEGFVNFNAGTLGTSMVEGRISAGVVIGDGSDIGGGASTMGTLSGGGNVIISIGERCLIGAEAGVGIALGDECVVEAGLYVTAGTRVTMPDGQIVKARELSGASNILFRRNSVTGAVEARPNNAVWGGLNEILHSHN; this is encoded by the coding sequence ATGACCGACACGACTGCTCCTCGCACCACCGGCGCCGTGGCCGCCGGCCTCGCCACGGTCGCCGCCGACGGCACCGTCCTCGACACCTGGTTCCCTGCCCCTGAACTGGCCGCCGAGCCCGGCCCGTCCGGCACCGAGCGGCTCTCCGCCGAGCAGGCCGCCGAGCTGCTCGGCGGCGGCGCGACCGCGGCGATCGGCCCGGACGCCCGCCGGGGCGTCGAGGTGGTCGCGGTCCGCACGGTCATCGCCTCGCTCGACGAGAAGCCGATCGACGCGCACGACGTCTACCTGCGCCTGCACCTGCTCTCCCACCGCCTGGTCAAGCCGCACGGCCAGAGCCTGGATGGCATCTTCGGCTTCCTCGCCAACGTCGCCTGGACCTCGCTCGGCCCGGTCGCCGTCGACGACCTCGAGAAGGTCCGGCTGAACGCCCGCGCCGAGGGCCTGCACCTCCAGGTGACCTCCGTCGACAAGTTCCCGCGTATGACCGACTACGTGGCCCCCAAGGGCGTCCGCATCGCCGACGCCGACCGGGTCCGCCTCGGTGCGCACCTCGCCGAGGGCACCACCGTCATGCACGAGGGCTTCGTCAACTTCAACGCCGGCACGCTCGGCACGTCGATGGTCGAGGGCCGCATCTCCGCGGGCGTCGTGATCGGCGACGGCTCGGACATCGGCGGCGGCGCCTCGACCATGGGCACGCTGTCCGGCGGCGGCAACGTCATCATCTCCATCGGCGAGCGCTGCCTGATCGGCGCCGAGGCGGGCGTCGGTATCGCCCTCGGCGACGAGTGCGTCGTCGAGGCCGGCCTCTACGTCACCGCCGGCACCCGCGTCACGATGCCGGACGGACAGATCGTGAAGGCCCGCGAGCTGTCCGGCGCCTCCAACATCCTCTTCCGCCGCAACTCGGTCACGGGCGCGGTCGAGGCCCGGCCGAACAACGCGGTGTGGGGCGGCCTGAACGAGATTTTGCACAGCCACAACTGA
- a CDS encoding TetR family transcriptional regulator has translation MPRRYDPERRQRIIDAAIRVVGAKGIAGLSHRTAAAEADVPLGSTTYHFKTLDELLVAALRQANEGFAKVVAGRGGLEDPRTDLAAELAAWMGEWLAGDRTGVELEYELYLAALRRPALRPVAAEWAEGLAELLSRRTDPVTARALVAVIDGICLQVLLTGVRYDEAYAREVLGRVVAEARG, from the coding sequence ATGCCCCGGCGCTACGACCCCGAGCGGCGGCAGCGGATCATCGACGCGGCGATCCGGGTCGTCGGGGCGAAGGGCATCGCCGGGCTGAGCCACCGCACCGCCGCCGCCGAGGCCGATGTGCCGCTCGGCTCGACGACGTACCACTTCAAGACCCTCGACGAACTGCTGGTCGCCGCGCTGCGGCAGGCCAACGAGGGCTTCGCCAAGGTCGTCGCCGGGCGCGGTGGGCTGGAGGATCCCCGGACCGATCTGGCCGCCGAGCTCGCCGCGTGGATGGGGGAGTGGCTCGCGGGTGATCGCACGGGCGTCGAGCTGGAGTACGAGCTGTACCTCGCCGCCCTCCGCCGACCGGCCCTGCGGCCCGTCGCCGCCGAGTGGGCCGAGGGACTCGCCGAACTGCTGTCGCGGCGTACGGATCCGGTGACCGCGCGGGCGCTGGTGGCGGTCATCGACGGCATCTGTCTCCAGGTGCTGCTCACCGGGGTGCGGTACGACGAGGCGTATGCGCGGGAGGTGCTGGGGCGGGTTGTCGCGGAGGCGCGGGGGTGA
- a CDS encoding multidrug efflux SMR transporter — protein MGYLLLAAAIAAEVGATTAMKYSEGFSRLGPSLLTLLGYLVSFALLAQTLKTVSVGTAYAIWAGVGTAAIATIGFVFLGEGMTVAKAAGIALIIVGVVVLNLGGAH, from the coding sequence ATGGGTTATCTGCTGCTGGCCGCGGCCATCGCCGCCGAGGTGGGCGCCACCACCGCCATGAAGTACAGCGAGGGCTTCAGCAGGCTCGGGCCCTCGCTGCTGACACTCCTCGGCTACCTCGTCTCCTTCGCGCTGCTCGCGCAGACGCTGAAGACCGTCTCCGTCGGAACGGCCTATGCGATCTGGGCCGGTGTCGGTACCGCGGCCATCGCCACGATCGGGTTCGTCTTCCTCGGGGAGGGGATGACGGTCGCCAAGGCCGCCGGGATCGCGCTGATCATCGTCGGGGTCGTGGTGCTGAACCTGGGAGGTGCCCACTGA
- a CDS encoding AbfB domain-containing protein: MPQDKSRPPLDRPWESGWAPDTTRAPGTRRLWLAGALALATITACVTAVTVMENESGELPPEAAEPTTLGSSAPGGLISFATPSKSADGTPGADGGRPSPTPTTSAPTSADPSPEPQKKAPKPPASHATSKAPKAPASHGISIRSVNYPDRYWRVRDGYVRLDEIGSGPEQREDATFQRVSGLADSSCHSFTTADGRFLRHRNFVLVEDTDDGSALFDKDATFCPRPAASSGAVMLESVNYPGRFLRHRNFQLRLEPYQHDGLYLADSAFRLVAGLD, translated from the coding sequence ATGCCACAAGACAAGTCCCGGCCCCCACTGGACCGCCCGTGGGAGAGCGGCTGGGCCCCGGACACCACCCGGGCACCGGGAACCCGGCGGCTCTGGCTGGCGGGCGCGCTCGCCCTGGCCACGATCACCGCGTGCGTCACGGCTGTCACCGTGATGGAGAACGAGTCCGGAGAGCTGCCCCCTGAGGCGGCGGAGCCGACCACCCTCGGCAGCTCGGCCCCCGGCGGCCTGATCTCCTTCGCGACCCCCTCCAAGAGTGCCGACGGCACCCCGGGCGCGGACGGCGGCCGCCCGTCCCCGACCCCCACCACGAGCGCGCCCACCAGCGCGGACCCGAGTCCGGAGCCGCAGAAGAAGGCCCCCAAGCCCCCGGCGTCCCACGCCACCTCGAAGGCCCCGAAGGCACCGGCCTCGCACGGGATATCCATACGCTCGGTCAACTACCCCGACCGCTACTGGCGGGTCCGCGACGGCTACGTCCGCCTGGACGAGATCGGCTCCGGCCCCGAGCAGCGCGAGGACGCCACTTTCCAGCGCGTCTCCGGCCTCGCCGACTCCTCCTGCCACTCCTTCACCACGGCGGACGGCCGCTTCCTCCGCCACCGCAACTTCGTCCTGGTCGAGGACACCGACGACGGCTCGGCCCTGTTCGACAAGGACGCCACCTTCTGCCCCCGTCCCGCGGCCTCCTCGGGCGCGGTCATGCTGGAGTCCGTGAATTATCCGGGCCGCTTCCTGCGCCACCGCAACTTCCAGCTCCGCCTGGAGCCGTACCAGCACGACGGCCTGTACCTCGCGGACTCGGCGTTCCGGCTGGTGGCAGGGCTGGACTGA
- a CDS encoding metal-sulfur cluster assembly factor, with the protein MSETVEMKPASEEELREALMDVVDPELGIDVVNLGLIYGIHVDESNIATVDMTLTSAACPLTDVIEDQAKSATDGLVSELRINWVWMPPWGPDKITDDGREQLRALGFNV; encoded by the coding sequence ATGAGCGAGACCGTGGAGATGAAGCCGGCCTCGGAGGAAGAACTCCGTGAGGCCCTGATGGACGTCGTCGACCCCGAGCTGGGCATCGACGTCGTCAACCTCGGCCTGATCTACGGCATTCACGTCGACGAGTCGAACATCGCGACCGTCGACATGACCCTGACCTCCGCGGCCTGCCCGCTGACGGACGTCATCGAGGACCAGGCCAAGTCCGCCACGGACGGCCTCGTCAGCGAGCTGCGCATCAACTGGGTCTGGATGCCGCCGTGGGGCCCCGACAAGATCACGGACGATGGGCGGGAGCAGCTTCGGGCGCTCGGGTTCAACGTCTGA
- the sufU gene encoding Fe-S cluster assembly sulfur transfer protein SufU, with the protein MKLDSMYQEVILDHYKNPHGRGLRDGDAEVHHVNPTCGDEITLRVKYDGTKIEDVSYEGQGCSISQASASVLNELLVGKDFSEARKIQETFLELMQSKGKLEPDDAMEDILEDAVAFAGVSKYPARVKCALLSWMAWKDATAQVLGGADADKETTA; encoded by the coding sequence GTGAAACTGGACTCCATGTACCAGGAAGTCATCCTGGACCACTACAAGAACCCGCACGGGCGGGGCTTGCGGGATGGCGACGCCGAGGTGCACCACGTCAACCCGACGTGCGGTGACGAGATCACACTGCGCGTGAAGTACGACGGAACGAAGATCGAGGACGTCTCGTACGAGGGCCAGGGCTGCTCGATCAGCCAGGCCTCGGCCTCCGTACTGAACGAACTCCTCGTCGGCAAGGACTTCTCCGAAGCGCGGAAGATCCAGGAGACCTTCCTGGAGCTGATGCAGTCCAAGGGGAAGCTCGAGCCCGACGACGCGATGGAGGACATCCTGGAGGACGCGGTCGCGTTCGCCGGGGTGTCCAAGTACCCGGCCCGGGTCAAGTGCGCCCTGCTGAGCTGGATGGCCTGGAAGGACGCGACGGCCCAGGTGCTGGGCGGAGCCGACGCCGATAAGGAGACGACGGCATGA
- a CDS encoding cysteine desulfurase produces MTQLPGLLTESNLLGEALRKDFPILDRQVHDGKKLVYLDNAATSQKPRQVLDALNEYYERYNANVHRGVHVLAEEATALYEGARDKVAEFINAPSRDEVIFTKNASESLNLVANMLGWADEPYRVDSETEIVITEMEHHSNIVPWQLLAQRTGAKLKWFGLTDDGRLDLSNIDEVITEKTKIVSFVLVSNILGTQNPVEAIVRRAQEVGALVCIDASQAAPHMPLDVQALQADFVAFTGHKMCGPTGIGVLWGRQELLEDLPPFLGGGEMIETVSMHSSTYAPAPHKFEAGTPPVAQAVGLGAAIDYLSSIGMDKILAHEHALTEYAVKRLLEVPDLRIIGPTTAEERGAAISFTLGDIHPHDVGQVLDEQGIAVRVGHHCARPVCLRYGIPATTRASFYLYSTPAEIDALVDGLEHVRNFFG; encoded by the coding sequence GTGACACAGCTGCCGGGCCTCCTCACCGAGTCCAATCTTCTTGGCGAGGCGCTCCGCAAGGACTTCCCCATCCTGGACCGCCAGGTCCACGACGGTAAGAAGCTCGTGTACCTGGACAACGCGGCGACCAGCCAGAAACCGCGTCAGGTGCTGGACGCCCTCAACGAGTACTACGAGCGCTACAACGCCAACGTCCATCGTGGCGTGCACGTCCTCGCCGAGGAGGCCACGGCGCTGTACGAGGGCGCGCGTGACAAGGTCGCGGAGTTCATCAACGCGCCGTCGCGCGACGAGGTGATCTTCACCAAGAACGCCTCGGAGTCGCTCAACCTCGTGGCGAACATGCTGGGCTGGGCCGACGAGCCCTACCGGGTGGACTCCGAGACCGAGATCGTCATCACGGAGATGGAGCACCACTCCAACATCGTGCCGTGGCAGCTGCTCGCGCAGCGCACGGGCGCGAAGCTGAAGTGGTTCGGCCTGACCGACGACGGCCGCCTGGACCTGTCCAACATCGACGAGGTCATCACGGAGAAGACGAAGATCGTCTCCTTCGTGCTGGTCTCCAACATCCTGGGCACCCAGAACCCGGTCGAGGCCATCGTGCGCCGCGCCCAGGAGGTCGGCGCGCTGGTCTGCATCGACGCCTCGCAGGCCGCGCCGCACATGCCGCTGGACGTGCAGGCCCTCCAGGCCGACTTCGTGGCCTTCACCGGCCACAAGATGTGCGGCCCGACGGGGATCGGCGTCCTCTGGGGCCGCCAGGAGCTCCTCGAGGACCTGCCTCCGTTCCTCGGCGGCGGGGAGATGATCGAGACGGTCTCGATGCACTCCTCGACCTACGCCCCGGCGCCCCACAAGTTCGAGGCGGGCACGCCACCGGTAGCGCAGGCGGTGGGCCTGGGCGCGGCGATCGACTACCTGTCCTCGATCGGCATGGACAAGATCCTCGCCCATGAGCACGCGCTCACCGAGTACGCCGTAAAGCGGCTGCTGGAGGTCCCGGATCTGCGCATCATCGGCCCGACGACGGCCGAGGAGCGCGGGGCGGCGATCTCCTTCACCCTCGGGGACATCCACCCGCACGACGTGGGCCAGGTCCTCGACGAGCAGGGCATCGCGGTCCGGGTCGGCCACCACTGCGCGCGGCCGGTCTGCCTGCGGTACGGAATTCCTGCGACCACGCGAGCGTCGTTCTATCTGTACTCCACGCCGGCCGAGATCGACGCGCTGGTCGACGGCCTGGAGCACGTACGGAACTTCTTCGGCTGA
- the sufC gene encoding Fe-S cluster assembly ATPase SufC: MATLEIRDLHVTVEVENGTKEILKGVDLTVKQGETHAIMGPNGSGKSTLAYSLAGHPKYTITGGTVTLDGEDVLEMSVDERARAGLFLAMQYPVEVPGVSVSNFLRTSATAIRGEAPKLRTWVKEVKEAMERLNIDPSFAERNVNEGFSGGEKKRHEILQLELLKPKIAVLDETDSGLDVDALRVVSEGVNRVRDTGEVGTLLITHYTRILRYIKPDHVHVFSGGRIVESGGAELADKLEEEGYEAYTKGGASA, translated from the coding sequence ATGGCAACGCTTGAAATCCGAGACCTGCACGTCACCGTCGAGGTCGAGAACGGCACGAAGGAAATCCTCAAGGGTGTCGACCTCACCGTGAAGCAGGGCGAGACGCACGCCATCATGGGCCCCAACGGCTCGGGCAAGTCGACCCTCGCCTACTCCCTCGCGGGACACCCGAAGTACACGATCACCGGCGGCACCGTCACCCTCGACGGTGAGGACGTCCTGGAGATGTCCGTCGACGAGCGGGCCCGCGCCGGCCTGTTCCTGGCGATGCAGTACCCGGTCGAGGTCCCGGGTGTCTCCGTGTCGAACTTCCTGCGCACCTCCGCGACCGCCATCCGCGGCGAGGCCCCCAAGCTGCGCACCTGGGTGAAGGAGGTCAAGGAGGCCATGGAGCGCCTCAACATCGACCCGTCCTTCGCCGAGCGCAACGTCAACGAGGGCTTCTCCGGCGGTGAGAAGAAGCGCCACGAGATCCTCCAGCTGGAACTGCTCAAGCCGAAGATCGCGGTCCTCGACGAGACCGACTCCGGCCTGGACGTCGACGCGCTGCGCGTCGTGTCGGAGGGCGTGAACCGCGTCCGCGACACGGGCGAGGTCGGCACCCTGCTGATCACGCACTACACGCGCATCCTCCGCTACATCAAGCCCGACCACGTGCACGTCTTCTCCGGCGGCCGGATCGTCGAGTCCGGCGGTGCCGAGCTCGCCGACAAGCTGGAGGAAGAGGGCTACGAGGCATACACGAAGGGTGGCGCATCCGCGTGA
- a CDS encoding non-heme iron oxygenase ferredoxin subunit, producing MTFVRACGLGELEEDTPKRVELDGTPVSIVQTEGEVFAIHDICSHANVSLSEGEVDDCHIECWLHGSRFDLRSGKPDALPATRPVPVYPVKIEGDDVLVSLTQES from the coding sequence ATGACCTTCGTACGCGCCTGTGGACTCGGCGAGCTGGAGGAGGACACCCCGAAGCGGGTGGAACTCGACGGCACGCCCGTGTCCATCGTGCAGACCGAGGGCGAGGTGTTCGCGATCCACGACATCTGCTCGCACGCGAACGTCTCCCTGTCGGAGGGCGAGGTCGACGACTGTCACATCGAGTGCTGGCTGCACGGCTCGCGCTTCGACCTCCGCTCCGGCAAGCCCGACGCCCTTCCCGCGACGCGCCCCGTCCCCGTATACCCCGTAAAGATCGAAGGGGACGACGTGCTCGTCTCCCTCACCCAGGAGTCCTGA
- the sufD gene encoding Fe-S cluster assembly protein SufD, whose product MAEAQNIPVGSTTAGSIAVAAESTVATRMSAPPSFDVADFPVPHGREEEWRFTPLERLRGLHDGTAVAGGDGLKVDVQAPEGVTVETVGRDDARLGKAGTPVDRVAAQAYSAFEKASVVTVPKDTVLTEPIRIAVHGEGGIAFGHQVIELGAFAEAVVVIDHTGDAVLAANVDYLLGDGAKLTVVCVQDWDDKAVHVAQHNALVGRDASFKSVVVTFGGDVVRLHPRVTYAGPGGEAELFGLYFTDRGQHQEHRLLVDHNVPHCKSNVVYKGALQGDDAHAVWIGDVLIEAAAEGTDTYEMNRNLVLTDGARVDSVPNLEIETGEIVGAGHASATGRFDDEQLFYLMARGIPEHEARRLVVRGFFAELVQQIGLPDIEERLIAKIEEELEAAVG is encoded by the coding sequence ATGGCTGAGGCCCAGAACATCCCGGTGGGCTCCACCACCGCCGGCTCGATCGCGGTGGCGGCCGAGTCGACCGTCGCCACCCGCATGAGCGCGCCCCCCTCCTTCGACGTGGCGGACTTCCCCGTTCCGCACGGCCGTGAGGAGGAGTGGCGGTTCACCCCGCTCGAGCGCCTGCGCGGGCTGCACGACGGCACCGCCGTGGCCGGCGGCGACGGACTGAAGGTCGACGTCCAGGCCCCCGAGGGCGTCACCGTCGAGACCGTCGGCCGCGACGACGCGCGGCTCGGCAAGGCGGGCACCCCCGTGGACCGCGTCGCCGCGCAGGCCTACTCGGCGTTCGAGAAGGCCTCGGTCGTGACCGTCCCGAAGGACACCGTACTCACCGAGCCGATCCGCATCGCGGTGCACGGCGAGGGCGGCATCGCCTTCGGCCACCAGGTGATCGAGCTGGGCGCCTTCGCCGAGGCCGTCGTGGTCATCGACCACACCGGTGACGCGGTGCTCGCCGCCAACGTCGACTACCTCCTGGGCGACGGCGCCAAGCTGACCGTCGTCTGTGTCCAGGACTGGGACGACAAGGCCGTCCACGTCGCCCAGCACAACGCGCTCGTCGGCCGCGACGCCTCCTTCAAGTCGGTCGTCGTCACCTTCGGCGGCGACGTCGTCCGGCTGCACCCGCGCGTCACCTACGCCGGTCCCGGCGGCGAGGCCGAGCTGTTCGGCCTGTACTTCACCGACCGGGGTCAGCACCAGGAGCACCGCCTCCTGGTCGACCACAACGTCCCGCACTGCAAGTCGAACGTCGTCTACAAGGGCGCGCTCCAGGGCGACGACGCGCACGCGGTGTGGATCGGCGACGTGCTCATCGAGGCCGCCGCCGAGGGCACGGACACGTACGAGATGAACCGCAACCTGGTCCTCACGGACGGGGCGCGCGTGGACTCCGTACCGAACCTCGAGATCGAGACCGGCGAGATCGTCGGCGCCGGCCACGCCTCGGCCACCGGCCGCTTCGACGACGAGCAGCTCTTCTACCTCATGGCCCGCGGCATCCCGGAGCACGAGGCCCGCCGTCTGGTGGTCCGCGGCTTCTTCGCCGAGCTGGTCCAGCAGATCGGCCTCCCGGACATCGAGGAGCGCCTGATCGCCAAGATCGAGGAGGAGCTGGAGGCGGCGGTCGGATGA